From Candidatus Firestonebacteria bacterium RIFOXYD2_FULL_39_29, a single genomic window includes:
- a CDS encoding phenylalanine--tRNA ligase subunit alpha yields MENELNNLYVNFDKDFEGINTLKDLENLRVKYIGKKGLLSSYYEKFGKLSKEERPKIGQILNSVKTKIETKLSEKIEVLSGAVTSEKIDFTMPGYKLPAGKYHLITQTIDRVKEIFHGLNFEIVDGPEIETDYYNFEALNFPKHHPARDMQDTFHVDGNHVLRTHTSPVQVRTMEKRPPPLNIISIGKCYRNDPLDASHLPVFQQVEGLMVNEDINFGDLKGVLKIFFSEYFQKETNIRLNPSFFPFTEPSAEVSVTCPICKNGCPLCKKSGWIEIFGAGMVDPNVFKNVNYDTEKWTGFAFGGGIERLTLIKHSINDIRLLYENDVRFLNQF; encoded by the coding sequence ATGGAAAATGAACTGAATAACCTGTATGTGAATTTTGATAAAGACTTTGAAGGTATTAATACATTAAAGGATCTTGAAAATCTCAGGGTTAAATATATCGGAAAAAAAGGTCTTCTTTCGTCATATTATGAGAAATTTGGAAAGCTATCAAAAGAAGAAAGACCAAAAATAGGACAGATATTAAACAGTGTAAAGACTAAGATAGAAACAAAATTATCAGAGAAAATTGAAGTTTTATCAGGAGCTGTAACTTCTGAGAAGATAGATTTTACGATGCCGGGCTACAAACTTCCGGCGGGGAAATACCATCTGATTACCCAGACTATTGACCGGGTAAAAGAAATATTTCACGGACTTAATTTTGAAATCGTAGATGGTCCGGAAATTGAAACGGATTATTATAACTTTGAGGCGCTTAATTTTCCGAAACATCACCCGGCAAGGGATATGCAGGATACCTTTCACGTAGACGGCAATCATGTCCTCAGAACGCACACTTCTCCGGTGCAAGTCCGAACTATGGAAAAGAGACCCCCTCCCTTAAATATTATTTCCATCGGGAAATGCTATCGTAATGATCCGCTGGATGCCTCTCATTTGCCGGTTTTTCAGCAGGTTGAAGGCCTTATGGTAAATGAAGATATCAATTTTGGAGATTTAAAAGGTGTCTTGAAAATATTCTTTAGTGAATATTTTCAAAAAGAAACGAATATACGGTTGAATCCAAGCTTTTTCCCTTTCACAGAACCCAGTGCAGAAGTTTCTGTCACCTGTCCGATATGTAAAAACGGTTGTCCTCTATGCAAAAAAAGCGGATGGATTGAGATATTTGGAGCAGGGATGGTGGATCCTAATGTTTTTAAGAATGTCAACTATGATACGGAAAAATGGACAGGCTTTGCTTTTGGAGGAGGTATTGAACGCCTTACATTGATAAAACACAGTATAAACGATATACGTCTTCTTTATGAGAATGATGTCCGTTTCCTAAATCAGTTTTAA
- a CDS encoding phenylalanine--tRNA ligase subunit beta produces MKITYNWLKEFIETGLTPEELHKKFFTLGIGVESFGPLYSEVTKVVISKLLKADKHPDADKLTVCEVDTGSEILKIVCGAKNHKAGDKVAVAVNGATLPGGIKISKVVLRGIESNGMICSEKELGLADSSAGVMILPADAPIGKDFKETYGLNDWLYEIEVMPNKPEYLGIIGIARVLSAALKKPMKVPEILLKEDPSSKVNDLAKVKILDKDLCPRYSARVLSGVKLAPSPVWMQVRLRSVGIRAINNLVDVTNYVLLETGHPLHAFDYELIKDKTIIVRKAKDGEEISTLDGVKRKLDKDMLVIADTEKAVALAGIMGGQVSEINEKTVNVLLESAYFEAVNIRKTSKKLGLMTEASYRFERGADYNGIIYALNRTAQLINGLAGGKIASGCIDEYPEQIKQIFITTRFERVNKLLGTNIQIQEMLDISKGLGFIVDKTDNKSFTVIVPSFRTDLTREIDMIEEIAVIHGYDKIQERFPTIKLQQQNTSLKIDELAKQSLVKRGLNEVINYTFMNKSWFDRAGISADNEIRTEYVNLMNHLIEDWNILRSTLLPNLLNNVRTNTVSHGNKNLKIFEVGKIFRKIGNQYIERYELGIIITGNTSDSSWLQKPEEAGFFYLKGILEGLFCDLNVKFEIREANNNFYDKTSSVELLANGEKLGSFGEINKKLLKMHDIKDRVFYAEVRLQELEKHINIKKNYRDLPRFPSNKRDISFIVDLEVCAGEIKSFIENIGAKNLEKVEIIDFYKGENVESGKKSVTYSLTYRDAAKTLTDEEVDTANKPIAEKVIADFKAEIRQQ; encoded by the coding sequence ATGAAAATTACTTATAACTGGCTGAAAGAGTTTATCGAAACGGGGTTAACCCCGGAAGAACTCCATAAAAAGTTCTTTACTCTTGGTATTGGCGTGGAAAGTTTTGGTCCTCTTTATTCAGAAGTAACAAAAGTTGTAATATCCAAACTTCTGAAAGCAGATAAACATCCGGATGCTGATAAATTGACGGTTTGCGAAGTCGATACAGGTTCGGAAATACTTAAAATTGTTTGCGGAGCAAAAAATCATAAAGCAGGCGATAAAGTTGCCGTAGCAGTTAATGGCGCCACGCTTCCGGGCGGTATCAAGATTTCTAAAGTGGTTTTGCGCGGTATTGAATCAAACGGAATGATCTGCTCGGAGAAAGAACTTGGACTGGCTGATTCTTCGGCAGGTGTAATGATACTTCCTGCGGATGCCCCTATCGGAAAAGACTTTAAAGAAACTTATGGTTTGAACGACTGGTTATATGAAATAGAAGTCATGCCTAATAAACCTGAATATCTCGGTATCATAGGTATTGCAAGGGTTTTGAGTGCTGCATTAAAGAAACCAATGAAAGTTCCGGAGATACTTCTAAAAGAGGATCCTTCAAGTAAAGTAAATGATCTTGCTAAAGTTAAGATCCTGGATAAAGATCTTTGTCCTAGGTATTCTGCCCGGGTACTATCCGGAGTAAAATTGGCGCCGTCTCCTGTCTGGATGCAGGTGCGTCTTCGCTCGGTGGGAATACGTGCAATCAATAATCTTGTTGATGTTACCAACTATGTTCTTCTTGAAACCGGACATCCTCTGCATGCATTTGATTATGAGCTTATTAAAGATAAAACTATCATAGTCCGGAAGGCAAAAGACGGCGAAGAGATTTCCACTCTTGACGGGGTTAAAAGAAAACTTGATAAGGATATGCTGGTCATTGCAGACACCGAAAAAGCTGTCGCGCTCGCCGGGATTATGGGCGGTCAGGTTTCAGAAATAAATGAAAAGACCGTAAATGTTCTCCTTGAAAGTGCCTATTTTGAAGCAGTAAATATCAGGAAAACCTCAAAAAAACTCGGACTTATGACTGAAGCCTCCTATAGATTTGAGCGTGGTGCTGATTATAACGGCATTATTTATGCTTTAAACAGAACTGCTCAGCTTATTAACGGGTTGGCAGGCGGAAAAATTGCCTCGGGTTGCATAGATGAATATCCGGAACAAATAAAACAGATATTCATTACCACACGTTTTGAAAGAGTAAATAAATTGCTGGGTACAAATATTCAGATACAAGAAATGCTGGATATTTCTAAAGGCCTGGGTTTCATAGTAGATAAAACGGATAATAAAAGTTTCACGGTGATAGTCCCTAGTTTTAGAACTGATCTAACCAGGGAGATAGACATGATTGAAGAGATTGCTGTTATCCATGGGTATGACAAAATACAGGAGAGGTTTCCGACAATCAAACTTCAACAGCAAAACACATCATTGAAGATAGATGAACTTGCAAAACAATCGTTGGTAAAAAGAGGGTTGAACGAAGTTATTAATTATACCTTTATGAATAAATCCTGGTTCGATCGGGCAGGTATTTCGGCTGATAATGAAATAAGAACAGAATATGTTAACTTAATGAATCATTTAATAGAAGACTGGAACATATTAAGAAGTACATTGCTTCCAAATTTGCTCAATAATGTGAGAACAAACACTGTAAGTCATGGAAACAAAAATTTGAAGATTTTTGAAGTAGGAAAAATATTCAGAAAGATAGGAAATCAATATATTGAACGTTATGAGCTTGGTATTATAATCACAGGCAATACCTCCGATTCTTCGTGGCTGCAAAAACCTGAAGAGGCCGGGTTTTTCTATCTAAAGGGGATTCTTGAAGGTCTATTTTGTGATTTAAACGTTAAATTTGAAATAAGAGAAGCAAATAACAATTTTTACGATAAGACATCTTCTGTTGAATTATTGGCAAACGGTGAAAAACTGGGTTCTTTTGGTGAAATAAACAAAAAACTTTTAAAAATGCATGATATTAAAGACAGAGTTTTTTATGCGGAGGTAAGACTGCAGGAACTTGAAAAACATATTAATATAAAAAAGAATTATAGAGATCTGCCAAGATTCCCGTCTAATAAACGTGATATTTCATTTATTGTTGATTTAGAAGTATGTGCGGGAGAGATTAAGAGTTTTATAGAAAATATTGGTGCTAAAAACCTGGAAAAAGTAGAAATAATTGATTTTTATAAAGGTGAAAATGTAGAATCAGGGAAAAAGAGTGTTACTTACTCTCTTACTTACAGAGATGCGGCAAAAACACTTACAGATGAAGAGGTTGACACTGCAAATAAGCCTATAGCAGAAAAAGTAATAGCTGATTTTAAAGCAGAGATTAGACAGCAATAA
- a CDS encoding Holliday junction DNA helicase RuvB encodes MLDGRKTVEDIVDEKSLRPQLLSEYIGQDKIKENLSIFMTASKQRGEPLEHVLFYGPPGLGKTTLSYIVANEMKVNIRCTSGPLIERAGDLAAILTNVEPGSVLFIDEIHRLPRVVEEVLYSAMEDYKLDIIIGKGPSAKTIRINLPKFTLVGATTRAGLITSALRDRFGMTFRMDFYPPKDLAQIIKRSARILKADIQEDAILEIARRSRGTPRVANRLLKRVRDFGQVKNEKKISLALVNSSLASLDIDDKGLDSLDKLVMNVIIKNYAGGPVGIESIAVAVGEEAGTIEDVCEPFLIQLGFLIRTPQGRKATAEGYKHMNVKMKEDVQGRLI; translated from the coding sequence ATTTTAGACGGCAGAAAGACCGTTGAAGATATTGTTGATGAAAAATCTTTAAGACCTCAACTCCTCTCCGAATATATCGGGCAGGACAAAATTAAGGAAAACCTCAGTATTTTCATGACTGCTTCAAAACAAAGAGGAGAACCTCTTGAACATGTCCTTTTTTACGGGCCTCCGGGTTTAGGAAAAACAACACTTTCCTATATTGTAGCAAATGAAATGAAGGTAAACATTAGATGCACCTCCGGACCGCTGATTGAACGCGCAGGAGATCTAGCTGCTATTCTTACAAATGTAGAGCCGGGGTCTGTTCTTTTTATCGATGAAATACATCGTCTTCCCAGGGTCGTTGAAGAAGTGCTTTACTCTGCCATGGAAGATTATAAGCTGGACATCATAATAGGTAAAGGTCCGAGCGCCAAGACAATAAGGATCAACCTTCCAAAGTTTACACTGGTCGGAGCCACTACCAGAGCCGGTCTTATTACGTCAGCGCTGAGAGACAGGTTTGGTATGACATTCAGGATGGACTTCTACCCGCCAAAGGATCTGGCTCAGATAATCAAAAGATCAGCCCGCATCCTTAAAGCAGACATTCAAGAAGATGCGATACTTGAGATAGCAAGAAGAAGCCGTGGCACACCGAGAGTTGCAAATAGACTCTTAAAGCGGGTTCGAGATTTTGGACAGGTCAAAAATGAGAAGAAAATTTCCCTGGCTCTGGTTAACTCTTCACTTGCCTCACTTGATATCGACGACAAAGGTTTGGATAGTTTAGATAAGTTAGTCATGAACGTAATCATTAAGAATTATGCCGGCGGTCCTGTCGGTATTGAAAGTATTGCTGTCGCAGTTGGTGAAGAAGCCGGTACTATTGAGGATGTCTGCGAACCGTTCCTTATACAGCTCGGGTTTCTTATCCGGACTCCCCAGGGAAGAAAAGCTACGGCGGAAGGGTATAAGCATATGAATGTTAAGATGAAGGAGGATGTTCAAGGGCGCCTAATATGA
- a CDS encoding 50S ribosomal protein L20, producing the protein MARVKGGVTTRARKKKIFKLTKGFWGKKKNCYRFATEAVDRAGNFAYRDRKTKKRLFRQMWIIRISAILKENGLSYSKFMGAVKKAKVEINRKMLSDIAATDPKSFIKIIEAAKTA; encoded by the coding sequence ATGGCACGTGTTAAAGGTGGAGTCACAACTAGAGCTAGAAAGAAAAAAATATTTAAATTAACAAAGGGTTTTTGGGGCAAAAAGAAAAATTGTTATAGATTTGCAACAGAAGCAGTTGATAGAGCCGGCAATTTTGCTTATAGAGACAGGAAAACTAAGAAACGCTTGTTCAGGCAGATGTGGATTATCAGGATTTCGGCCATTCTTAAAGAAAATGGCTTATCCTACAGCAAGTTTATGGGTGCTGTGAAGAAGGCAAAAGTAGAAATAAACAGAAAAATGCTTTCAGATATAGCTGCAACCGATCCAAAATCGTTTATTAAGATAATTGAAGCGGCTAAAACAGCTTAA
- a CDS encoding tRNA preQ1(34) S-adenosylmethionine ribosyltransferase-isomerase QueA, whose product MKATAYDYNLPKEQIAQLPLELRAACKLMVLRKDAQTIEHSRFDNIKNYLKPGDLLVINNTKVVPAKLLLYRDKALGKIDALLVSKETGGKELWRVILSKRKGMEPGTILLTEKKELTALIKSLIDDEFLIEFTDTTGESLSESIKEIGFAPLPPYIKRKDKNTEKAFKNKDKIDYQTVFARFDGSIAAPTAGMHFTPDLMQELKQFGVEFVEITHHIGKGTFKPIKTDEIENHHMDKEYFEIDADSADRINKAKLAGRRVITVGTSSTRAIETSCIDPKQGLIAPGKAWTGLFITDGYKYKVIDAIITNFHLPKSTNLVMTCVFGGKEYILKAYNEAVAQNYRFYSYGDAMFLS is encoded by the coding sequence ATGAAAGCAACGGCATATGATTATAACCTTCCAAAAGAACAGATAGCCCAGTTACCTTTAGAGCTTAGAGCCGCCTGCAAGCTAATGGTTCTTCGAAAAGACGCTCAAACCATAGAGCATAGTCGGTTTGACAATATTAAAAACTACCTAAAACCGGGCGATTTACTGGTTATCAACAATACTAAAGTTGTACCTGCTAAGTTATTACTGTACAGGGATAAAGCGCTTGGCAAAATAGATGCTCTTTTGGTGTCTAAAGAAACAGGAGGCAAGGAACTCTGGAGGGTGATCCTTTCAAAAAGAAAAGGAATGGAACCGGGGACGATTCTCCTTACTGAGAAAAAAGAGCTTACTGCTTTGATAAAAAGCCTTATAGATGATGAGTTTTTGATAGAATTCACTGATACAACAGGCGAATCCCTTTCTGAATCAATTAAGGAGATTGGCTTCGCACCCCTACCTCCATATATAAAAAGAAAAGATAAAAACACTGAAAAAGCATTTAAAAATAAGGACAAAATAGACTATCAGACCGTTTTTGCGAGGTTTGACGGGTCTATAGCTGCGCCTACAGCCGGAATGCATTTTACACCGGATCTTATGCAAGAACTTAAGCAATTTGGTGTTGAGTTTGTCGAGATAACACATCATATAGGAAAGGGTACTTTTAAACCTATTAAAACCGATGAAATTGAAAATCACCATATGGATAAAGAATATTTTGAGATAGATGCTGATTCGGCAGATAGGATAAACAAGGCAAAATTAGCCGGCAGACGCGTAATTACGGTAGGAACAAGCAGTACCAGAGCTATTGAAACGAGCTGTATTGACCCTAAACAGGGGCTTATAGCACCCGGTAAGGCTTGGACAGGGCTATTTATAACAGACGGATACAAATATAAAGTAATAGATGCTATTATAACGAATTTTCACCTGCCAAAATCCACAAATCTCGTAATGACCTGCGTATTCGGGGGTAAAGAGTACATCTTAAAGGCGTATAATGAAGCTGTAGCTCAAAATTATAGGTTTTACAGCTACGGTGACGCTATGTTTCTAAGTTAA
- a CDS encoding 50S ribosomal protein L35, with protein sequence MPKMKSDSSAKKRFRFSKKGKVMKKKAGARHIMEHKGKNRKRSLRKSRSLGKAEAYVIKRLLPYS encoded by the coding sequence ATGCCTAAAATGAAAAGTGATAGTTCAGCAAAGAAAAGGTTCAGATTTTCAAAAAAAGGTAAAGTAATGAAGAAAAAAGCAGGTGCGCGTCATATAATGGAGCACAAAGGGAAGAACAGAAAACGTTCATTAAGAAAAAGCAGATCTCTGGGCAAAGCAGAAGCTTATGTAATTAAAAGGCTGCTTCCATATAGCTAA